A region of Paenimyroides aestuarii DNA encodes the following proteins:
- a CDS encoding single-stranded DNA-binding protein, with translation MYGTLNKVTLIGHLGDDVKMHYFEGGNSIARFSIATNEVYINKTTNEKITSTEWHNLVFRNKAAELCEKYLSKGDKIYVEGKIRTRHWQTEDGTTKHTTEIQVTEFIFLTIKKDIDSKTKAMKHADDDRLNNFEIPKIADYDKLNDLPF, from the coding sequence ATGTACGGAACTTTAAACAAAGTAACTTTAATAGGGCATTTAGGAGACGATGTGAAAATGCATTATTTTGAAGGTGGTAACTCAATCGCTCGCTTTTCTATTGCAACTAACGAAGTTTATATCAACAAAACCACCAACGAGAAAATTACATCTACCGAATGGCACAATTTGGTTTTTAGAAACAAAGCGGCCGAATTGTGTGAAAAATATTTAAGTAAAGGCGATAAAATTTACGTGGAAGGAAAAATTCGTACGCGCCATTGGCAAACCGAAGACGGAACCACCAAACACACTACCGAAATTCAGGTTACAGAATTTATCTTTTTAACCATTAAAAAAGATATTGATTCTAAAACAAAAGCAATGAAACACGCTGACGACGACCGTTTGAACAATTTTGAAATTCCGAAAATTGCAGATTACGACAAATTGAATGACTTACCTTTTTAA
- a CDS encoding heavy-metal-associated domain-containing protein, with product MKTLKGISLLFMAAAFMVSCKQTSNEQKENAAESTEKVASTEVAGTMQKATFQVEGMSCAVGCAKVIEGKLAKMDGVKTATVDFDSKTATVEFDDAKQNTDAIKKMVEEIADGAYKVENLTVAKEVAMVFQDDKTAQKKCCSSKKDGKSCGDKKEGNKKKDGCCSKDKKDKKATTKQNII from the coding sequence ATGAAAACATTAAAAGGAATATCATTATTATTTATGGCTGCTGCTTTTATGGTAAGCTGTAAGCAAACATCAAACGAACAAAAAGAAAACGCTGCTGAATCAACTGAAAAAGTAGCATCAACAGAAGTTGCTGGAACTATGCAAAAAGCTACTTTTCAGGTAGAAGGTATGTCTTGTGCAGTGGGTTGTGCAAAAGTTATTGAAGGCAAATTGGCAAAAATGGACGGTGTGAAAACCGCTACTGTTGATTTTGACTCTAAAACTGCTACTGTAGAGTTCGACGATGCAAAGCAGAACACAGACGCTATTAAAAAAATGGTGGAAGAAATTGCTGATGGTGCATACAAAGTGGAGAATTTAACTGTTGCTAAAGAAGTGGCAATGGTTTTTCAAGACGATAAAACAGCACAAAAAAAATGTTGTTCTTCTAAAAAAGACGGAAAATCTTGTGGCGACAAAAAAGAAGGCAATAAGAAAAAAGACGGATGTTGCAGTAAAGACAAAAAAGATAAAAAAGCAACTACAAAGCAAAATATCATCTAA
- the gldD gene encoding gliding motility lipoprotein GldD has translation MKKISFLYASITALFFASCTENVTPKPDGFLSLEYPTATYESYVYPNCNFKFSKNQSAVISPEEACSFKIDYPKMKASIYMNYRPVENNLTMLLKDAQKLTYNHTIKADDIQESVYEHPEKKVYGMFYRVIGDAATNVQFYATDSTKNFVVGTLYFYAKPNFDSIYPATKYIEEDMKKIMESLEWTNK, from the coding sequence ATGAAAAAAATTTCTTTTTTATATGCCTCTATCACAGCGCTTTTTTTTGCAAGTTGCACAGAAAATGTTACTCCAAAACCCGATGGTTTTTTAAGCTTAGAATATCCTACAGCGACTTACGAAAGCTATGTGTATCCTAATTGTAATTTTAAGTTCAGTAAAAACCAATCGGCAGTTATAAGCCCAGAAGAAGCTTGTTCTTTTAAGATTGATTACCCAAAAATGAAGGCAAGTATTTATATGAATTATCGCCCAGTTGAAAACAACTTAACGATGCTTCTGAAAGATGCACAAAAATTAACCTACAACCATACCATTAAAGCAGATGATATACAAGAATCGGTGTACGAACATCCTGAAAAAAAGGTATATGGAATGTTTTATCGGGTAATTGGCGATGCCGCCACTAATGTGCAATTTTACGCAACCGACAGCACTAAAAATTTTGTTGTGGGTACTTTATATTTTTATGCTAAGCCCAATTTTGATTCGATCTATCCGGCAACAAAATACATTGAAGAAGATATGAAAAAAATTATGGAATCGCTGGAATGGACCAACAAATAA